From one Micromonospora siamensis genomic stretch:
- the ribD gene encoding bifunctional diaminohydroxyphosphoribosylaminopyrimidine deaminase/5-amino-6-(5-phosphoribosylamino)uracil reductase RibD — translation MARFSVDEAMLRAVALAARGLGTASPNPVVGCVLLDPDGEVVGEGFHAYAGGPHAEIVALAQAGERARGGTAVVTLEPCDHVGRTGPCSLALIRAGVARVVIAVPDPNPVASGGAHTLRDAGIEVEFGVRAAEAEAGNVAWLTSTRRGWPYVIWKYAATLDGRSAAADGTSMWITSEPARMDVHALRGTVDAVLAGVGTVLADDPRLTARNLRDGTLAIRQPLRVVVDSAGRTPVGAQVRDAAAPTWIATAAEVGAGPDGRVDLPALLAELHRRGVRAALLEGGPRLAGAFLAAGLVDQVVGYVAPRLLGAGPTALLDAGVTTIAEAIDLEITDVTRIGPDLRITARPRKRES, via the coding sequence ATGGCGAGGTTCTCCGTCGACGAGGCGATGCTGCGTGCCGTCGCGCTCGCCGCCCGGGGGCTCGGCACCGCGAGCCCCAACCCGGTGGTCGGCTGCGTGCTGCTCGATCCGGACGGCGAGGTCGTCGGCGAGGGATTCCACGCGTACGCGGGCGGGCCGCACGCCGAGATCGTCGCGCTCGCCCAGGCCGGTGAGCGCGCCCGGGGCGGCACCGCGGTGGTCACCCTGGAACCCTGCGACCACGTCGGGCGTACCGGGCCGTGCAGCCTCGCGCTGATCCGCGCCGGGGTGGCCCGGGTGGTGATCGCCGTGCCCGACCCGAACCCGGTCGCCTCCGGCGGGGCCCACACCCTGCGCGACGCCGGCATCGAGGTGGAGTTCGGCGTCCGCGCCGCCGAGGCCGAGGCCGGCAACGTCGCCTGGCTGACCTCCACCCGGCGCGGCTGGCCGTACGTGATCTGGAAGTACGCGGCCACCCTCGACGGCCGGTCGGCGGCGGCCGACGGCACCAGCATGTGGATCACCTCCGAGCCGGCCCGGATGGACGTGCACGCCCTGCGCGGCACCGTCGACGCGGTGCTCGCCGGGGTGGGCACCGTGCTCGCCGACGACCCCCGGCTCACCGCCCGCAATCTGCGCGACGGCACGCTGGCCATCCGGCAGCCGCTGCGCGTGGTGGTGGACAGCGCCGGCCGTACCCCGGTCGGGGCGCAGGTCCGCGACGCCGCCGCACCCACCTGGATCGCCACCGCCGCGGAGGTCGGGGCCGGGCCGGACGGCCGGGTCGACCTGCCGGCGCTCCTGGCCGAGCTGCACCGCCGCGGCGTGCGCGCCGCGCTGCTGGAGGGCGGCCCGCGGCTGGCCGGCGCGTTCCTCGCCGCCGGCCTGGTCGACCAGGTCGTCGGGTACGTCGCCCCCCGGCTGCTCGGCGCCGGGCCGACCGCCCTGCTCGACGCGGGTGTCACCACCATCGCCGAGGCCATCGACCTGGAGATCACCGACGTCACCCGGATCGGTCCCGACCTGCGGATCACCGCCCGACCCCGAAAGAGGGAGAGCTGA
- the pnuC gene encoding nicotinamide riboside transporter PnuC — protein MGPLGWLLDAQVHVAGSPVLVREIVGNVFGLASALFGLRRLVWAWPVGMIGNALLFTVFLGGVFATPQAHDLYGQAGRQVFFFAVSVYGWWRWSRNRHAGDGDQPAVNPRWATGRERLGLLAAAALGTAAGYPLLAALGSWGPLPDAWILTGSLLATYGMARGWVEFWVIWIAVDAVGVPLLLRGGFYPSAAMYLVYGAFCVWGLVAWWRTSRRISTPAQPIPSTYSEVVA, from the coding sequence ATGGGCCCGCTCGGCTGGCTGCTCGACGCCCAGGTCCACGTCGCCGGCTCCCCGGTGCTGGTCCGGGAGATCGTCGGCAACGTGTTCGGGCTGGCCTCCGCCCTGTTCGGCCTGCGTCGGCTGGTCTGGGCCTGGCCGGTCGGCATGATCGGCAACGCGCTGCTGTTCACCGTCTTCCTCGGCGGGGTGTTCGCCACCCCGCAGGCGCACGACCTCTACGGGCAGGCCGGCCGGCAGGTCTTCTTCTTCGCGGTCAGCGTCTACGGCTGGTGGCGCTGGTCGCGCAACCGGCACGCCGGTGACGGGGACCAGCCGGCGGTGAACCCGCGCTGGGCCACCGGCCGGGAGCGCCTCGGCCTGCTCGCCGCCGCGGCTCTCGGCACCGCCGCCGGCTACCCGCTGCTCGCGGCGCTGGGCTCCTGGGGCCCGCTGCCGGACGCCTGGATCCTGACCGGCAGCCTGCTCGCCACGTACGGCATGGCGCGCGGCTGGGTCGAGTTCTGGGTGATCTGGATCGCCGTCGACGCGGTCGGGGTGCCGCTGCTGCTGCGCGGCGGCTTCTACCCCTCCGCGGCGATGTACCTCGTCTACGGCGCCTTCTGCGTCTGGGGCCTGGTCGCCTGGTGGCGTACCTCCCGCCGGATCTCCACGCCCGCCCAACCGATCCCGTCCACCTACTCGGAGGTCGTGGCATGA
- the hisG gene encoding ATP phosphoribosyltransferase, which translates to MLRVAVPNKGALAEKAAQMLREAGYRQRTDPKDLVCRDEANDIEFFYLRPKDIATYVGSGDLDVGITGRDLLIDSGAPAEEIVDLAFGRATFRFAARPQDVDDVRELGGHRIATAYPGLVERHLAELGVKADVIRLDGAVENAIRLGVADVVADVVETGATLRQAGLVVFGEPLLRSSAVLVRRSGAPGCAQADQLLRRLHGVLVARRYVMLAYDVPAGLLDRASSLTPGIESPTVSPLHREGWVAVQAMVLRDDVHRIMDELYDLGARAILVTNIHACRL; encoded by the coding sequence ATGCTGCGTGTCGCCGTACCCAACAAGGGCGCCCTGGCCGAGAAGGCCGCCCAGATGCTGCGCGAGGCGGGCTACCGCCAGCGCACCGACCCGAAGGACCTCGTCTGCCGCGACGAGGCCAACGACATCGAGTTCTTCTACCTGCGGCCCAAGGACATCGCCACCTACGTCGGCTCCGGCGACCTGGACGTCGGGATCACCGGCCGCGACCTGTTGATCGACTCCGGCGCCCCGGCCGAGGAGATCGTCGACCTGGCGTTCGGCCGGGCCACCTTCCGCTTCGCCGCCCGCCCGCAGGACGTCGACGACGTCCGTGAGCTGGGCGGGCACCGGATCGCCACCGCGTACCCGGGTCTGGTCGAGCGGCACCTCGCCGAGCTGGGCGTCAAGGCCGACGTGATCCGCCTCGACGGGGCGGTGGAGAACGCCATCCGCCTCGGTGTGGCCGACGTGGTCGCCGACGTGGTGGAGACCGGCGCCACGCTGCGCCAGGCCGGCCTGGTGGTCTTCGGTGAGCCGCTGCTGCGCTCCTCGGCGGTGCTGGTCCGGCGCAGCGGCGCCCCCGGCTGTGCCCAGGCCGACCAGCTGCTCCGCCGGCTGCACGGCGTGCTGGTCGCCCGGCGGTACGTGATGCTCGCCTACGACGTGCCGGCCGGTCTGCTCGACCGGGCCAGCTCGCTGACCCCGGGCATCGAGTCGCCGACCGTCTCCCCGCTGCACCGGGAGGGCTGGGTCGCGGTGCAGGCCATGGTGCTCCGCGACGACGTGCACCGGATCATGGACGAGCTCTACGACCTGGGGGCCCGGGCGATCCTGGTCACCAACATCCACGCCTGCCGGCTGTGA
- the ribH gene encoding 6,7-dimethyl-8-ribityllumazine synthase, whose amino-acid sequence MAGFGEPGVDAVDAAGLTVGVVAARWHGELTDHMLDRAVAAAQACGARAVAARVAGSVELPVVAQALARRCDVVVALGVVVRGATAHFDYVCQSVTEGLTRVALDEGKPVAHGVLTVDTIEQARDRAGLPGSAEDKGWAATVAALDAALTIRGLDRSGQRVGFGG is encoded by the coding sequence ATGGCGGGATTCGGCGAGCCCGGGGTGGACGCGGTCGACGCCGCGGGCCTGACCGTGGGCGTGGTGGCCGCCCGGTGGCACGGCGAGCTGACCGACCACATGCTCGACCGGGCCGTGGCGGCGGCGCAGGCGTGCGGCGCCCGCGCCGTGGCGGCCCGGGTGGCCGGCTCGGTGGAGCTGCCCGTGGTGGCGCAGGCCCTGGCCCGCCGCTGCGACGTGGTGGTCGCGCTCGGCGTGGTCGTCCGGGGCGCCACCGCCCACTTCGACTACGTCTGCCAGTCGGTCACCGAGGGGCTGACCCGGGTGGCCCTGGACGAGGGGAAGCCGGTGGCCCACGGTGTGCTCACCGTCGACACGATCGAGCAGGCCCGGGACCGGGCCGGCCTGCCCGGCTCCGCCGAGGACAAGGGCTGGGCGGCGACCGTGGCGGCGCTGGACGCGGCGCTGACGATCCGGGGCCTGGACCGGTCCGGCCAGCGGGTCGGCTTCGGCGGCTGA
- a CDS encoding RsmB/NOP family class I SAM-dependent RNA methyltransferase, producing the protein MSAPSESRGEHSADQGRSAGARGDGPRDGDRGRSFDRGDRYPRGERSGPRGDRRGGGQFGGDRRGGGRPARPTVDLPRYVAYQAVAAVHRDDAYANLVLPAMLREEGLTGRDAAFATELTYGTLRHTGTLDAIVTDAAGRDVQRIDPPVRDALRIGAYQLLHTRVPAHAAVSSTVDLVRQVGPGATGFANAVLREITTRDHDAWVAKLAPDSATDPIGHLALAYSHPQWIVRAFSEALGGDLAETERLLIEDNERPPVHLCARPGLADPVELADEVGGAPGAFSPYAVYLGGGAPGDLRAIVEGRAHVQDEGSQLVANALANAPLDGPDGRWLDLCAGPGGKAGLLGALAAQRGARVTAVEVAEHRARLVEQATRGLPVAVLAADGREVGAHPKLPEEHFDRVLVDAPCTGLGSLRRRPESRWRRQPSDLPPLTRLQRELLGAALRAVRPGGLVAYVTCSPHTVETHVTVTEAARRSGVPADFVDARPLLPAGMPGLGDGPSVQLWPHRHGTDAMFLAVLRRT; encoded by the coding sequence GTGAGCGCGCCGTCCGAGTCTCGGGGCGAGCACTCCGCCGACCAGGGCCGGTCGGCCGGCGCTCGGGGCGACGGTCCGCGCGACGGCGACCGGGGGCGGTCCTTCGACCGCGGCGACCGGTATCCGCGTGGCGAGCGCTCCGGCCCCCGCGGTGACCGGCGTGGCGGCGGGCAGTTCGGCGGGGACCGGCGTGGCGGCGGCCGGCCGGCGCGGCCGACCGTGGACCTGCCGAGATACGTCGCGTACCAGGCGGTCGCGGCGGTGCACCGCGACGACGCGTACGCCAACCTGGTGCTGCCGGCGATGCTTCGCGAGGAGGGGCTGACCGGCCGGGACGCGGCGTTCGCCACCGAGCTGACCTACGGCACGCTGCGGCACACCGGCACCCTGGACGCGATCGTCACCGACGCGGCCGGGCGGGACGTGCAGCGGATCGACCCGCCGGTGCGGGACGCGCTGCGGATCGGGGCGTACCAACTCCTGCACACCCGGGTGCCGGCGCACGCGGCGGTCTCCTCCACGGTGGACCTGGTGCGTCAGGTCGGGCCGGGCGCCACCGGGTTCGCCAACGCCGTCCTGCGGGAGATCACCACCCGGGACCACGACGCCTGGGTGGCCAAGCTCGCCCCGGATTCGGCGACCGACCCGATCGGGCACCTGGCGCTGGCGTACAGCCACCCGCAGTGGATCGTGCGGGCCTTCTCCGAGGCGCTCGGCGGTGACCTGGCCGAGACCGAGCGGCTGCTGATCGAGGACAACGAGCGGCCCCCGGTGCACCTGTGCGCCCGGCCGGGGCTGGCCGACCCGGTCGAGCTGGCCGACGAGGTGGGTGGCGCCCCGGGCGCCTTCTCCCCGTACGCGGTCTATCTCGGCGGCGGCGCCCCGGGTGACCTGCGGGCGATCGTCGAGGGACGCGCGCACGTCCAGGACGAGGGCTCGCAGCTGGTGGCGAACGCGCTGGCCAACGCCCCGCTGGACGGGCCGGACGGCCGGTGGCTGGACCTGTGCGCCGGCCCCGGCGGCAAGGCCGGACTGTTGGGTGCCCTGGCCGCGCAGCGCGGCGCCCGGGTGACCGCGGTGGAGGTGGCCGAGCACCGCGCCCGGCTGGTCGAGCAGGCCACCCGTGGGCTGCCGGTGGCCGTGCTGGCCGCCGACGGCCGCGAGGTCGGGGCGCATCCGAAGCTGCCCGAGGAGCACTTCGACCGGGTGCTGGTCGACGCGCCCTGCACCGGGCTGGGCTCGCTGCGTCGCCGGCCGGAGTCCCGGTGGCGGCGGCAGCCGTCGGACCTGCCCCCGCTGACCCGCCTGCAACGCGAGCTGCTGGGTGCGGCGCTGCGAGCGGTCCGACCGGGCGGCCTGGTGGCGTACGTGACCTGCTCCCCGCACACGGTCGAGACGCACGTGACGGTGACCGAGGCGGCCCGCCGCTCCGGGGTTCCGGCCGACTTCGTCGACGCCCGCCCGCTGCTGCCGGCCGGCATGCCGGGGCTCGGTGACGGGCCGTCGGTGCAGCTCTGGCCGCACCGGCACGGCACCGACGCGATGTTCCTCGCCGTCCTGCGCCGTACCTGA
- a CDS encoding phosphoribosyl-ATP diphosphatase: protein MKTFEELFAELQAKAAAGTPGSGTVAALEKGVHFVGKKVVEEAAESWMAAEHEGPERTAEEISQLLYQVQVLMLASGLELKDVYRHL, encoded by the coding sequence GTGAAGACGTTCGAGGAGTTGTTCGCCGAGCTGCAGGCCAAGGCCGCCGCCGGCACCCCGGGCTCCGGCACGGTCGCCGCCCTGGAGAAGGGGGTGCACTTCGTCGGCAAGAAGGTCGTCGAGGAGGCGGCCGAGTCGTGGATGGCCGCCGAGCACGAGGGGCCGGAGCGTACCGCCGAGGAGATCTCCCAGCTGCTCTACCAGGTCCAGGTGCTGATGCTGGCCAGCGGTCTCGAGCTCAAGGACGTCTACCGACATCTGTGA
- a CDS encoding response regulator, translating to MDAAEDRPDVILVVDDDEDIARFVEFNLRLHGFEVIHASDGQEALEVIERQRPDLAVVDLMMPRIDGLELTRRLRADPMTSALPVIMLTAKGMTVDKVHGLSAGADDYLVKPFDTAELVARVASTLRRNKEFREVSPLTGLPGNSRIRREIADRVRNGVDYAVGYVDIDRFKSVNDRYGFVRGDEFISALARSLHRAVVSIGIPPAFLGHVGGDDFVIVCAPDQVRPLTSRAVVDFEKAADSLYDPPDRERGFVELKDRRGNIRRAALVTLSIGVSLSDAGKRFSDPLEAIAVASEMKSVAKSQPGSYVAVDRRRGVT from the coding sequence GTGGACGCGGCCGAGGACCGACCCGACGTCATCCTGGTCGTCGACGACGACGAGGACATCGCCCGCTTCGTCGAGTTCAACCTGCGGCTGCACGGTTTCGAGGTGATCCACGCCAGCGACGGCCAGGAGGCGCTCGAGGTGATCGAGCGCCAACGGCCGGACCTGGCCGTGGTGGACCTGATGATGCCCCGGATCGACGGCCTGGAGCTGACCCGCCGGCTGCGCGCCGACCCGATGACCTCGGCGCTGCCGGTGATCATGCTGACCGCCAAGGGGATGACCGTGGACAAGGTCCACGGGCTCAGCGCCGGCGCGGACGACTACCTGGTCAAGCCCTTCGACACCGCCGAGCTGGTGGCCCGGGTCGCCTCCACCCTGCGACGGAACAAGGAGTTCCGGGAGGTCTCGCCGCTGACCGGCCTGCCGGGCAACAGCCGGATCCGCCGGGAGATCGCCGACCGGGTCCGCAACGGTGTCGACTACGCCGTCGGGTACGTCGACATCGACCGGTTCAAGAGCGTCAACGACCGCTACGGCTTCGTCCGCGGCGACGAGTTCATCTCGGCGCTGGCCCGCAGCCTGCACCGGGCGGTGGTGTCGATCGGCATCCCGCCGGCCTTCCTCGGCCACGTCGGCGGCGACGACTTCGTCATCGTCTGCGCCCCCGACCAGGTCCGCCCGCTGACCTCCCGGGCGGTGGTGGACTTCGAGAAGGCGGCCGACTCGCTCTACGACCCGCCGGACCGGGAACGCGGGTTCGTGGAGCTCAAGGACCGCCGGGGCAACATCCGCCGGGCCGCGCTGGTCACCCTCTCCATCGGCGTCTCCCTGTCCGACGCGGGGAAGCGGTTCAGCGACCCGCTGGAGGCGATCGCCGTCGCCTCGGAGATGAAGTCGGTGGCCAAGAGCCAACCGGGCTCGTACGTGGCGGTCGACCGCAGGCGCGGAGTTACCTGA
- a CDS encoding riboflavin synthase — protein sequence MFTGIVEELGEIVGVTATGGDSALVAVRGPLVTSDARHGDSIAVNGVCLTVVDVDGGVFTADVMGETLRRTALGVLRPGTPVNLERAAALGSRLGGHLVQGHVDGVGELLSREPAEQWETVRFRLPAHLARYVVEKGSITVDGVSLTVAAVGDDWFSVGLIPTTLQLTVLGAKSVGDPVNLEVDVLAKYVERLLGSRAGGGEG from the coding sequence ATGTTCACCGGCATCGTCGAGGAGTTGGGCGAGATCGTCGGGGTGACCGCGACCGGCGGGGACTCCGCCCTGGTCGCCGTCCGCGGCCCGCTGGTCACCTCCGACGCCCGGCACGGCGACTCGATCGCCGTCAACGGCGTCTGCCTGACCGTGGTCGACGTCGACGGCGGGGTGTTCACCGCCGACGTGATGGGGGAGACGCTGCGCCGCACCGCGCTGGGCGTGCTGCGCCCGGGCACCCCGGTCAACCTGGAGCGGGCCGCGGCCCTGGGCAGCCGGCTCGGCGGCCACCTGGTCCAGGGCCACGTCGACGGGGTCGGCGAGCTCCTCTCCCGGGAGCCCGCCGAGCAGTGGGAGACGGTCCGCTTCCGGCTCCCCGCCCACCTGGCCCGGTACGTGGTGGAGAAGGGCTCGATCACCGTCGACGGCGTCTCGCTGACCGTCGCCGCGGTCGGCGACGACTGGTTCAGCGTCGGGCTGATCCCGACCACCCTCCAGCTGACCGTCCTGGGCGCGAAGAGCGTCGGCGACCCGGTCAACCTGGAGGTCGACGTGCTGGCCAAGTACGTCGAGCGGCTGCTCGGCAGCCGGGCCGGCGGGGGTGAGGGCTGA
- a CDS encoding septum formation family protein yields the protein MRRWLVALALAGTTTAMLGGCVRPHHADGDLTDDWPALRPPALFVPATDACLPRITPVVQAASYETVDCARSHLAEAIHVGTFTGAAAQSERRPEPGSPALRTARPECDQRAREVLGGDWHSARLTLNIALPAQAAWAAGARWFRCDLSETDSIDNTRPRNRTGSLRGAMIGDNPLTHRCFDPKLIGKNLNYMAPVLCTEPHRAEFVGVYLERDMSWAQFVRATQQVHRRCMALIAAFAAVPNNSDLPYRAGSIFYPPSQREWEEGDRGIRCFLWSDDRKLTRSMRGAGPKGLPAI from the coding sequence ATGCGACGGTGGCTGGTGGCGCTGGCGCTGGCCGGCACGACGACGGCGATGCTCGGCGGCTGCGTACGCCCGCACCACGCCGACGGTGACCTCACCGACGACTGGCCGGCGCTGCGGCCGCCGGCGCTGTTCGTCCCCGCCACCGACGCCTGCCTGCCCCGGATCACCCCGGTGGTGCAGGCCGCCAGCTACGAGACGGTCGACTGCGCCCGCAGCCACCTCGCCGAGGCCATCCACGTCGGCACCTTCACCGGCGCGGCGGCGCAGTCCGAGCGGCGGCCGGAGCCCGGCTCCCCCGCGCTGCGCACCGCACGACCGGAGTGCGACCAGCGGGCCCGGGAGGTGCTCGGTGGGGACTGGCACTCCGCCCGGCTGACCCTCAACATCGCGCTGCCCGCCCAGGCCGCCTGGGCGGCCGGCGCCCGCTGGTTCCGGTGCGACCTGAGCGAGACCGACAGCATCGACAACACCCGGCCCCGCAACCGCACCGGCAGCCTGCGCGGGGCGATGATCGGCGACAACCCGCTGACCCACCGCTGCTTCGATCCGAAACTCATCGGCAAGAACCTCAACTACATGGCGCCGGTGCTCTGCACCGAGCCGCACCGCGCCGAGTTCGTCGGGGTCTACCTGGAACGGGACATGAGCTGGGCGCAGTTCGTCAGGGCCACCCAGCAGGTGCACCGCCGCTGCATGGCCCTGATCGCCGCCTTCGCCGCCGTGCCGAACAACAGCGACCTGCCGTACCGGGCCGGGTCGATCTTCTATCCCCCCTCGCAACGGGAGTGGGAGGAGGGCGACCGGGGCATCCGCTGCTTCCTGTGGAGCGACGACCGGAAGCTGACCCGCTCGATGCGCGGCGCCGGCCCCAAGGGCCTGCCCGCCATCTGA
- a CDS encoding bifunctional 3,4-dihydroxy-2-butanone-4-phosphate synthase/GTP cyclohydrolase II produces MTSTFASIEQAVADIAAGRPVVVVDDENRENEGDLIFAAELATPELVAFMVRYTSGYICVSLTESECDRLDLPPMHHTNQDRRGTAYTVTVDAREGISTGISAADRCRTIRLLADAGTDPTDLSRPGHVVPLRAREGGVLRRPGHTEAGVDLTRLAGLRPAGVLCELVNDDGTMMRVPDLEKFCAEHELTLVTIADLVAYRRRHEKQVEQVADARMPTPHGVFRALGYRAEHDPAEHVAMVYGEIGDGQDVLVRVHSECLTGDVFGSLRCDCGPQLQAALARVAREGRGVVLYVRGHEGRGIGLLHKLQAYQLQDLGRDTVDANLDLGLPADARDYGTGAQILYDLGVRSMRLLTNNPAKRAGLEGYGLTITGREGLPIRSNPENVRYLRTKRERMGHLLDEFDELGEQTEAPMGRPVAGDEIGA; encoded by the coding sequence ATGACCAGCACGTTCGCCAGCATCGAACAGGCGGTCGCCGACATCGCCGCCGGTCGTCCCGTCGTCGTGGTCGACGACGAGAACCGGGAGAACGAGGGCGACCTGATCTTCGCCGCCGAACTGGCCACCCCGGAGCTGGTGGCGTTCATGGTGCGGTACACGTCCGGCTACATCTGCGTCTCGCTCACCGAGAGCGAGTGCGACCGGCTGGACCTGCCGCCGATGCACCACACCAACCAGGACCGGCGGGGCACCGCGTACACGGTGACGGTGGACGCCCGGGAGGGGATCAGCACCGGCATCTCGGCCGCCGACCGCTGCCGCACCATCCGGCTCCTCGCCGACGCGGGCACCGACCCGACCGACCTGTCCCGGCCCGGGCACGTGGTGCCGCTGCGGGCCCGCGAGGGCGGGGTGCTGCGCCGCCCCGGCCACACCGAGGCGGGCGTGGACCTGACCCGGCTGGCCGGGTTGCGCCCGGCGGGCGTGCTCTGTGAGCTGGTCAACGACGACGGCACCATGATGCGGGTGCCGGACCTGGAGAAGTTCTGCGCCGAGCACGAGCTGACCCTGGTCACCATCGCCGACCTGGTGGCCTACCGGCGGCGGCACGAGAAGCAGGTCGAGCAGGTCGCCGACGCCCGGATGCCCACTCCGCACGGAGTGTTCCGGGCGCTGGGCTACCGGGCCGAGCACGACCCGGCCGAACACGTCGCCATGGTGTACGGCGAGATCGGCGACGGGCAGGACGTGCTGGTCCGGGTGCACTCCGAGTGCCTGACCGGGGACGTGTTCGGCTCGCTGCGCTGCGACTGCGGCCCGCAGTTGCAGGCCGCGCTGGCCCGGGTCGCCCGGGAGGGGCGCGGGGTGGTGCTCTACGTCCGCGGTCACGAGGGCCGGGGCATCGGCCTGCTGCACAAGCTGCAGGCGTACCAGCTGCAGGACCTGGGCCGGGACACCGTGGACGCGAACCTGGACCTGGGCCTGCCGGCCGACGCCCGGGACTACGGCACCGGCGCGCAGATCCTCTACGACCTGGGCGTGCGGTCGATGCGGCTGCTCACCAACAACCCGGCCAAGCGGGCCGGGCTGGAGGGGTACGGCCTGACCATCACCGGCCGCGAAGGGCTGCCGATCCGGTCCAACCCGGAGAACGTGCGGTACCTGCGCACCAAGCGGGAGCGGATGGGGCACCTGTTGGACGAGTTCGACGAACTGGGCGAGCAGACCGAGGCGCCGATGGGGCGTCCGGTCGCCGGCGACGAGATCGGAGCATAG
- the rpe gene encoding ribulose-phosphate 3-epimerase, protein MTVPPPIVAPSILAADFAHLADEVRAVENAADWLHVDVMDNHFVPNLTIGLPVVQSLRAVTQLPFDVHLMISDPRRWAPGYADAGAYNVTFHAEACDDPVALAKDLRSAGAKAGLAIDRDTPIEPYLDLLPSFDTLLIMTIKAGFGGQRFIPHLLDKVRAARRHASAGHLELRIEVDGGIAADTIEQAAAAGADAFVAGTAVYGADDPAEAVRRLRGLAERAVAGA, encoded by the coding sequence GTGACCGTACCGCCGCCGATCGTCGCGCCGAGCATCCTGGCCGCCGACTTCGCCCACCTCGCCGATGAGGTCCGTGCCGTCGAGAACGCCGCCGACTGGCTGCACGTGGACGTGATGGACAACCACTTCGTGCCCAACCTGACCATCGGGCTGCCCGTGGTGCAGAGCCTGCGGGCGGTGACCCAGCTCCCGTTCGACGTGCACCTCATGATCTCCGACCCGCGCCGCTGGGCGCCCGGGTACGCCGACGCCGGGGCCTACAACGTCACCTTCCACGCCGAGGCGTGCGACGACCCGGTGGCCCTGGCCAAGGACCTGCGCTCCGCCGGGGCGAAGGCCGGGCTGGCCATCGACCGGGACACCCCGATCGAGCCGTACCTGGACCTGCTGCCCAGCTTCGACACCCTGCTGATCATGACGATCAAGGCGGGCTTCGGCGGGCAGCGGTTCATCCCGCACCTGCTGGACAAGGTGCGGGCGGCGCGCCGGCACGCCTCCGCCGGCCACCTCGAGCTGCGTATCGAGGTCGACGGGGGGATCGCCGCGGACACCATCGAGCAGGCCGCCGCGGCCGGCGCGGACGCCTTCGTGGCGGGCACCGCGGTCTACGGCGCCGACGACCCGGCCGAGGCGGTACGCCGGCTGCGGGGCCTCGCGGAACGCGCGGTCGCCGGGGCCTGA